The Anomalospiza imberbis isolate Cuckoo-Finch-1a 21T00152 chromosome 7, ASM3175350v1, whole genome shotgun sequence genome has a window encoding:
- the SUMO1 gene encoding small ubiquitin-related modifier 1: MSDQEAKPSAEDLGDKKEGEYIKLKVIGQDSSEIHFKVKMTTHLKKLKESYCQRQGVPMNSLRFLFEGQRITDNHTPKELGMEEEDVIEVYQEQTGGHSTV; this comes from the exons GAAGCAAAACCTTCAGCTGAGGACTTAGGAGATAAGAAAGAAGGGGAGTACATTAAACTCAAAGTCATTGGGCAG GACAGCAGTGAAATTCACTTCAAGGTGAAAATGACAACACACCTCAAGAAACTCAAAGAATCATACTGTCAAAGACAG gGTGTTCCAATGAATTCACTCAGGTTTCTCTTCGAGGGTCAGAGAATTACTGATAATCATACCCCCAAGGAG ctggggatggaggaggaagATGTGATTGAAGTTTATCAGGAACAGACGGGGGGTCACTCAACAGTTTAG